Proteins from one Fragaria vesca subsp. vesca linkage group LG6, FraVesHawaii_1.0, whole genome shotgun sequence genomic window:
- the LOC101310134 gene encoding F-box protein At5g03970-like: MSRQEKKKEKMLENDVHAALTCDDILNEILLRLPEKFVFRLILVSKRWLRVICSSSFRSDYRARWGVDFHHLGFFVCNQLYLNRPKDGMRRPKSEPALQLLSACEEGDDVCNDLMASGNCKQLGYFIDSCNGLLLCGRHPLTYSVWNPISKVLFQLPQPQRFYKRLCMAFIAEDNFDDILQYKVIRANCECKREVNTVSIETYSSVTGTWKHFTLTCSSKFSLRPWTVATVINGVVYWFATQGKIAIKESVAIYDPRVGNTRVELLKLPDGNISQDYDEFVLGESSDGLLQYGQSSKSGMEIWVLEKEQDSSISSITTNVQSNRKWKIRYRLGFKAMWKKNPSFCKQTKEAQLLSFLPRNSEYVFIRSGQNIFLLHIESQMLKVNRYHGPSSHIQWDFSRVVPYFQPSWPRSSLCHEKAATSAWPSTNQETAAPAWPSW; this comes from the coding sequence ATGAGTCGACAAGAGAAAAAGAAGGAAAAAATGTTGGAAAATGATGTCCATGCTGCATTGACCTGTGACGACATCCTAAATGAGATACTTCTTCGGCTGCCAGAGAAATTTGTTTTCAGATTGATACTTGTGTCAAAGAGGTGGCTTCGGGTGATATGTAGCTCTTCGTTTCGATCTGATTATCGTGCTAGATGGGGAGTGGACTTTCATCATCTGGGTTTCTTTGTCTGCAACCAGCTTTACCTCAACAGACCTAAAGATGGGATGCGCCGACCCAAGTCTGAGCCTGCACTTCAGTTGTTGTCAGCTTGTGAGGAAGGTGATGATGTATGCAATGATTTGATGGCTTCTGGGAATTGCAAACAGCTCGGTTATTTCATTGACTCTTGCAATGGGCTTCTTCTTTGTGGTCGCCACCCACTGACATATTCTGTTTGGAACCCAATCAGCAAAGTGCTATTCCAACTTCCTCAACCTCAGCGCTTCTACAAACGCTTGTGTATGGCATTCATCGCTGAGGATAATTTCGATGACATTCTTCAGTACAAGGTTATTCGTGCAAACTGTGAATGCAAACGCGAGGTTAACACTGTGTCCATTGAGACTTACTCTTCAGTGACTGGTACATGGAAGCATTTCACGCTCACTTGCTCTTCAAAATTTTCCTTGCGCCCCTGGACAGTGGCTACTGTGATCAATGGTGTCGTATACTGGTTTGCAACTCAGGGAAAGATAGCCATTAAGGAAAGCGTAGCGATTTATGACCCACGTGTTGGAAACACACGAGTAGAGTTGCTTAAATTACCTGATGGGAATATTTCGCAGGACTATGATGAGTTTGTTCTTGGGGAGTCCTCAGATGGGCTATTGCAGTATGGTCAGAGCAGCAAGTCAGGCATGGAGATATGGGTTCTTGAGAAGGAACAAGATAGTAGTATCTCATCTATTACCACAAACGTGCAATCAAACCGCAAGTGGAAAATTAGATACAGACTTGGTTTCAAAGCAATGTGGAAGAAAAATCCAAGCTTTTGCAAGCAGACAAAAGAAGCTCAATTACTGTCATTCCTTCCTCGGAATTCTGAATATGTCTTCATAAGATCTGGACAAAACATATTTCTCTTGCACATTGAAAGCCAAATGTTGAAGGTGAATCGATATCATGGTCCTAGCTCTCATATCCAGTGGGATTTCAGTAGAGTGGTGCCTTACTTTCAACCTTCTTGGCCACGATCTTCTTTATGTCATGAAAAGGCAGCAACATCTGCTTGGCCTTCTACAAACCAAGAAACTGCGGCACCTGCTTGGCCTTCCTGGTGA
- the LOC101314109 gene encoding unconventional myosin-Vc-like: MNTKGTAVNIIVGSHVWCEDPDLAWTDGHVTKINGQEVEIQGSNGKKMVANLSKIYPKDMEAPAGGVDDMTKLSYLHEPGVLENLKTRYELNEIYTYTGNILIAINPFQRLPHIYDSHMMQQYKGAPFGELSPHVFAVADVAYRAMINEGKSNSILVSGESGAGKTETTKMLMRYLAFLGGRVATEGRTVEQQVLESNPVLEAFGNAKTVRNNNSSRFGKFVEIQFDKQGRISGAAIRTYLLERSRVCQVSDPERNYHCFYLLCAAPQEEIEKYKLGDPKSFHYLNQSRCYELVGVSDAHDYLATRRAMDIVGISAKEQEAIFRVVAAILHLGNILFTKGKEVDSSVPKDDQAKFHLKMVAELLMCDTAALEDALCKRVMITPEEVIKRSLDPQSATISRDGLAKTIYSRLFDWLVDKINVSIGQDANSKSLIGVLDIYGFESFKNNSFEQFCINFTNEKLQQHFNQHVFKMEQEEYTKEEIDWSYIEFVDNQDVLDLIEKKPGGIIALLDEACMFPKSTHETFSNKLYQTFKVHKRFVKPKLSRTDFTIAHYAGEVQYQSEQFLDKNKDYVVPEHQDLLGASKCPFVAGLFPPLPEETAKSSKFSSIGSRFKLQLQSLMETLNSTEPHYIRCVKPNNLLKPAVFENVNIMQQLRCGGVLEAIRISCAGYPTRKPFFEFTNRFGLLAPEVLASNVDEKSACKKILEKKGLQGFQIGKTKVFLRAGQMAELDARRAEVLSGAAKTIQRRVRTHYARKRFIALRQATIVLQSICRGRLSCKLFDTMKKEAAAKKIQTHIRRYRARTNYKKLHLSGLVLQTGLRAMAARNQFRFRKQAKAATILQAIWRCHKAASYLKRLKRGTVVAQCRMRGKIARKELRKLKMEARETGALKEAKDKLTKQVEELTWRLQLEKRLRTDLEEAKAQEITKLQHSLQEMQQKVEETNAKIVKEREEAAKKALEEATPVIQETQVVVEDTKKIDSLTAEMESLKASLDSEKQRADDCERKYNEAQTSGEERRKKLEETEKKVSQLQENMTRLEEKLTNLESENQVLRQQAVSMAPNKFLSGRSRSIIQRAAESGHIPPEAKAAQDLHSASINHRESELEDKPQKSLNEKQQENQELLIRCIAQHLGFAGNRPIAACIIYKCLLQWRSFEVERTSIFDRIIQTIGNAIETQDNNEILAYWLSNASTLLLLLQRTLKASGAAGMAPQRRRSSSATLFGRMTQSFRGTPQGVNLSLINGGSSGGVDTLRQVEAKYPALLFKQQLTAYVEKIYGMIRDNLKKEISPLLGLCIQAPRTSRASLVKGSRSVANTEAQRALIAHWQGIVKSLGNFLNTLKANHVPPFLVRKVFTQIFSFINVQLFNSLLLRRECCSFSNGEYVKAGLAELEHWCYKATDEYAGSAWDELKHIRQAIGFLVIHQKPKKTLDEISHDLCPVLSIQQLYRISTMYWDDKYGTHSVSSDVISNMRVLMTEDSNNAVSNSFLLDDDSSIPFSVDDLSKSMEQIDISDIEPPPLIRENSGFSFLLPRAD, encoded by the exons ATGAACACGAAA GGCACAGCAGTGAATATCATAGTAGGCTCTCATGTCTGGTGCGAAGACCCAGATTTGGCTTGGACGGATGGACATGTCACGAAGATTAACGGACAGGAAGTTGAGATCCAGGGTAGCAATGGGAAGAAG ATGGTTGCCAACTTATCAAAAATATATCCAAAAGACATGGAAGCTCCTGCAGGCGGAGTTGATGACATGACAAAGTTATCTTATCTGCATGAGCCTGGAGTTTTGGAGAATTTGAAAACTAGATACGAACTTAATGAAATTTAT ACTTATACTGGAAATATCCTTATTGCCATTAACCCATTCCAAAGACTGCCCCATATCTATGATAGTCACATGATGCAACAATACAAGGGAGCACCATTTGGAGAACTAAGTCCTCATGTTTTTGCAGTTGCTGACGTTGCATACAG GGCAATGATTAATGAGGGAAAAAGCAATTCAATTCTGGTCAGTGGTGAAAGTGGAGCAGGTAAAACTGAGACCACAAAAATGCTCATGCGGTACCTTGCATTTCTGGGTGGCCGGGTTGCAACTGAAGGACGAACAGTTGAACAGCAAGTTCTTGAA TCAAATCCAGTTCTTGAAGCATTTGGCAATGCTAAAACTGTTAGAAATAACAATTCTAG TCGATTTGGTAAGTTCGTTGAAATCCAATTTGATAAGCAAGGAAGAATCTCTGGAGCAGCCATCAGAACTTACCTTCTGGAACGGTCTCGTGTTTGCCAAGTTTCTGATCCTGAGCGCAACTACCACTGCTTCTACCTTCTTTGTGCTGCACCACAAGAG GAAATTGAGAAATACAAATTGGGAGATCCTAAATCATTTCACTATCTTAACCAGTCACGTTGCTATGAGCTAGTAGGGGTAAGTGACGCCCATGACTATCTTGCCACAAGGAGAGCTATGGATATTGTTGGAATAAGTGCAAAGGAGCAG GAAGCTATTTTTAGAGTAGTTGCCGCAATTCTTCATCTTGGAAATATTTTATTTACCAAGGGAAAGGAAGTTGATTCATCAGTTCCAAAAGATGACCAAGCCAAATTCCATCTCAAGATGGTTGCAGAGCTTCTCAT GTGTGATACTGCTGCATTAGAAGATGCATTATGTAAGCGTGTCATGATAACACCCGAAGAAGTTATCAAGAGAAGTCTTGATCCTCAAAGTGCAACAATTAGTCGTGATGGTTTAGCAAAGACAATATATTCTCGATTGTTTGACTG GTTGGTAGACAAAATTAATGTTTCAATTGGACAAGATGCTAATTCAAAATCTTTGATTGGGGTTCTTGACATCTACGGTTTCGAAAGTTTTAAGAACAATAG TTTCGAGCAGTTCTGTATTAACTTCACAAATGAGAAATTGCAGCAACATTTCAATCAG CACGTTTTTAAAATGGAACAAGAAGAGTACACAAAAGAGGAGATTGATTGGAGCTACATTGAATTTGTCGATAATCAAGATGTCTTGGATCTTATTGAAAAG AAACCTGGTGGAATTATTGCTCTTCTCGATGAAGCTTG CATGTTTCCAAAGTCCACCCATGAAACCTTTTCAAATAAGCTATATCAGACATTTAAAGTTCATAAGCGCTTCGTAAAGCCGAAACTGTCTCGAACTGATTTTACCATTGCGCATTATGCTGGAGAG GTGCAATATCAGTCTGAACAATTTTTGGACAAAAACAAGGACTATGTGGTTCCTGAGCATCAAGACTTGTTGGGTGCTTCAAAATGTCCTTTTGTGGCAGGCCTTTTCCCTCCACTTCCAGAAGAGACAGCTAAGTCTTCCAAGTTTTCTTCAATTGGCTCTCGGTTTAAG CTGCAACTGCAGAGCCTAATGGAAACCTTAAACTCTACAGAGCCGCATTATATCAGATGTGTAAAGCCAAATAACCTTCTAAAACCGGCTGTATTTGAGAATGTAAACATTATGCAGCAACTCCGCTGTGGT GGTGTTTTAGAGGCAATCCGAATTAGCTGTGCTGGTTACCCTACCCGAAAACCTTTCTTTGAATTCACCAACCGATTTGGACTTCTTGCCCCAGAGGTCCTGGCTTCAAA TGTTGATGAAAAATCCGCGTGCAAAAAGATTCTCGAAAAGAAGGGTCTTCAAGGGTTTCAG ATAGGTAAAACAAAGGTCTTCTTAAGAGCTGGTCAGATGGCTGAGTTAGATGCACGAAGAGCCGAAGTACTTAGTGGTGCAGCAAAAACTATCCAGCGGCGTGTACGAACTCATTATGCACGGAAAAGGTTTATTGCATTGCGTCAGGCAACCATAGTTCTGCAATCAATATGTAGAG GAAGACTCTCTTGCAAACTCTTCGATACCATGAAAAAAGAGGCAGCTGCTAAGAAGATCCAGACACACATTCGTAGATATCGCGCCAGAACAAATTATAAAAAACTCCATCTCTCAGGGCTCGTCTTGCAAACAGGTCTAAGAGCAATGGCTGCTCGTAATCAATTCAGATTTAGGAAGCAAGCTAAAGCAGCAACTATTCTTCAG GCTATATGGCGATGTCATAAAGCTGCGTCATACTTGAAGAGGCTCAAGAGGGGTACAGTGGTCGCACAGTGCCGAATGAGGGGAAAAATTGCAAGGAAGGAACTTAGGAAGCTCAAAATG GAAGCAAGGGAAACAGGTGCTCTTAAAGAAGCAAAAGACAAGTTAACAAAACAAGTAGAGGAACTAACTTGGCGTCTGCAGTTGGAAAAACGTCTAAGG ACTGACCTTGAAGAAGCGAAAGCACAAGAGATAACAAAATTGCAGCACTCATTGCAAGAAATGCAGCAAAAAGTTGAAGAAACAAATGCAAAAATTGTCAAGGAACGAGAGGAGGCTGCAAAGAAAGCTCTTGAAGAGGCAACTCCTGTTATTCAAGAAACCCAAGTTGTCGTTGAGGACACCAAAAAAATTGATTCTCTAACAGCAGAAATGGAGAGTTTAAAG GCTTCGTTGGATTCAGAGAAACAAAGAGCCGATGACTGTGAAAGAAAATACAATGAAGCTCAAACATCTGGTGAAGAACGGCGTAAGAAATTAGAGGAAACTGAGAAAAAAGTCAGTCAGCTCCAGGAAAATATGACCAG GCTAGAGGAGAAGCTTACCAATCTAGAATCAGAAAATCAAGTATTGCGTCAACAAGCTGTTTCCATGGCACCAAATAAGTTCCTTTCTGGACGGTCCAGATCAATTATTCAG AGGGCAGCTGAAAGTGGTCATATTCCTCCCGAAGCAAAGGCAGCTCAG GATCTACATAGTGCTTCAATAAACCACAGGGAGTCTGAATTAGAGGATAAGCCACAGAAATCACTAAATGAAAAACAGCAGGAGAATCAAGAACTGCTCATCCGATGCATTGCGCAACACCTAGGCTTTGCAGGGAACAGGCCTATTGCTGCCTGCATCATATATAAATGCCTATTGCAGTGGAGATCATTTGAAGTTGAGCGGACTAGCATCTTTGATAGGATTATTCAGACCATAGGCAATGCCATTGAG ACCCAGGATAACAATGAAATCTTGGCCTATTGGTTATCCAATGCCTCAACACTTCTATTACTACTCCAGCGTACACTGAAAGCAAGTGGTGCTGCAGGAATGGCACCGCAACGACGTCGATCATCATCAGCTACATTATTTGGAAGGATGACACAA AGTTTCCGTGGAACCCCACAAGGTGTCAATCTTTCCTTAATCAATGGTGGATCGAGTGGTGGAGTGGACACTTTACGGCAAGTTGAAGCCAAGTACCCAGCTTTACTATTCAAACAGCAACTCACAGCATATGTAGAAAAGATTTATGGGATGATTCGAGATAATTTGAAGAAAGAGATTTCGCCATTGCTTGGATTGTGCATCCAG GCACCAAGGACATCAAGGGCGAGCTTGGTTAAAGGTTCTCGATCAGTTGCTAATACCGAGGCCCAGAGAGCTTTGATTGCTCACTGGCAAGGGATTGTTAAGAGTCTCGGAAACTTCTTAAATACTTTAAAAGCAAATCAT GTACCTCCATTTTTAGTTCGCAAGGTCTTCACACAGATATTCTCCTTCATCAATGTTCAATTATTCAACAG CCTTCTATTACGACGAGAGTGCTGTTCGTTTAGTAATGGGGAATATGTAAAAGCTGGTTTGGCTGAGCTGGAGCATTGGTGCTATAAAGCAACAGATGAG TATGCAGGTTCAGCTTGGGATGAACTCAAGCATATTAGGCAAGCCATTGGATTCCTG GTCATACATCAAAAACCCAAAAAGACTCTTGATGAAATAAGCCATGACCTATGCCCA GTCCTCAGTATACAGCAGCTATATCGTATCAGTACAATGTACTGGGATGACAAATATGGCACACATAGCGTGTCCTCGGAT GTTATATCCAATATGAGAGTGTTGATGACAGAAGATTCTAACAATGCTGTCAGCAATTCTTTCCTCTTGGACGATGATTCCAG CATTCCATTTTCAGTTGATGACCTATCAAAGTCGATGGAACAAATAGATATTTCCGACATTGAACCACCACCACTTATTCGTGAGAACTCGGGCTTTAGTTTCTTGTTGCCTCGTGCAGATTGA
- the LOC101309845 gene encoding GRF1-interacting factor 1-like, whose amino-acid sequence MQQHLMQMQPMMAGYYPNSVTTDHIQQYLDENKSLILKIVESQNSGKLSECAENQARLQRNLMYLAAIADSQPQPPTMHPQYPSGGMMQPGASYMQQQAAQQMSPQSLMAARNSMMYNQQPFSAMQQQALHSQLAMSSGGSGGLHMLQNEANNAGGSGQLGAGGFSDFGRGEGMHRRMGSGSKHDLGSSDGRGGSSGGHGGDGGETLYLKSADD is encoded by the exons ATGCAGCAGCACCTGATGCAGATGCAGCCCATGATGGCAGGCTACTATCCCAACAGTGTCACTACTGATCACATTCAACAG TATTTGGACGAGAACAAGTCATTGATTCTGAAGATTGTTGAGAGCCAGAATTCAGGGAAATTGAGTGAATGTGCAGA GAACCAAGCAAGGCTACAGCGAAATCTGATGTACCTTGCTGCCATTGCTGATTCCCAACCCCAACCTCCCACTATGCATCCTCAG TACCCTTCCGGTGGCATGATGCAACCAGGAGCAAGTTACATGCAGCAACAAGCAGCTCAACAGATGTCACCTCAATCTCTCATGGCTGCACGCAATTCCATGATGTACAACCAGCAGCCATTTTCAGCTATGCAACAGCAAGCCCTGCATAGCCAACTTGCCATGAGCTCTGGAGGAAGTGGGGGACTTCACATGCTCCAAAATGAGGCAAACAATGCAGGAGGCAGTGGACAACTTGGGGCTGGAGGATTTTCTGATTTTGGACGCGGAGAAGGCATGCATAGGAGGATGGGCAGTGGAAGTAAGCACGATCTTGGTTCTTCTGATGGTCGGGGTGGGAGCTCTGGAGGCCATGGTGGAGATGGGGGTGAGACTCTTTACTTGAAATCCGCTGATGATTAA